A single Nicotiana tabacum cultivar K326 chromosome 5, ASM71507v2, whole genome shotgun sequence DNA region contains:
- the LOC107759110 gene encoding UDP-glycosyltransferase 73C4-like, which yields MAVLTIQPHFVLFPFMAQGHTIPMIDIARLLAQRGVKITILTTHLNATRFKTVVDRAIESGLKIQVIHLYFPSLESGLPEGCENFDMLPSMDLGLNFFDATKKLQPQVEDLLQELNPSPNCLISDMCFPWTTNVAQKFNIPRIVFHGMCCFSLLCLHNLSGWKELEKIESDKEYFQVPGLHDKIELNIVQLASIVRPRDSYWKELGDQIRKAEDEAYGIVVNSFEDLEQEYVMGLKKAKDKKIWTIGPVSLCNIEKQDKAERGNKASIEEHQCLKWLDSWEENSVLFVCLGSLSRLPTQQMIELGIGLESSRRPFIWVVRHMSHEFQKWLVEENFEERVKGQGLLIHGWAPQVLILSHASVGGFLTHCGWNSSLEGITAGMPMITWPMFAEQFCNERLIVNVLKTGVRAGIENPVMFGEEEKVGAQVSKDDIKKVIEEVFGEEEEAEMRRKRAKKLGEMAKRAVEEGGSSYFNLTQLIQDVTEQAKF from the coding sequence ATGGCTGTTCTCACAATTCAGCCACATTTTGTGTTATTCCCTTTCATGGCACAAGGTCACACTATCCCTATGATTGACATTGCGCGGTTATTAGCACAGCGGGGAGTTAAAATCACAATCCTTACTACACACTTAAATGCCACTAGATTCAAGACAGTCGTTGATCGCGCTATAGAGTCAGGACTAAAGATTCAAGTAATTCACCTCTATTTTCCAAGCTTAGAGTCAGGACTACCTGAAGGGTGTGAAAATTTCGACATGCTTCCATCTATGGATTTGGGGTTGAATTTTTTCGATGCAACGAAAAAACTTCAACCCCAAGTGGAAGACTTGTTGCAAGAATTGAACCCATCGCCAAATTGCTTAATATCTGATATGTGTTTCCCTTGGACTACTAATGTTGCACAAAAATTTAACATCCCTAGGATTGTTTTTCATGGGATGTGTTGTTTCTCTTTGTTGTGTTTACATAATTTGAGTGGTTGGAAAGAGTTGGAAAAAATAGAGTCTGATAAAGAGTATTTTCAAGTGCCCGGATTACATGACAAAATTGAACTAAACATAGTTCAGCTTGCAAGTATTGTTAGGCCAAGAGATTCATATTGGAAAGAATTAGGGGATCAAATAAGGAAAGCAGAGGATGAAGCTTATGGGATAGTAGTGAATAGTTTTGAGGATTTAGAACAAGAATATGTCATGGGATTGAAAAAGGCCAAAGACAAGAAAATTTGGACCATTGGCCCTGTTTCgttatgcaatatagagaaacaAGACAAAGCTGAAAGAGGAAACAAGGCTTCAATAGAGGAACACCAATGCCTAAAATGGCTAGATTCTTGGGAAGAAAACTCTGTACTCTTTGTATGTCTCGGAAGCCTATCGCGGCTTCCAACACAACAAATGATAGAGCTTGGGATTGGTTTAGAATCGTCGAGACGACCCTTTATTTGGGTTGTTAGACACATGTCACATGAATTCCAAAAATGGCTAGTGGAAGAAAATTTTGAGGAAAGAGTTAAAGGGCAAGGACTTTTAATCCATGGTTGGGCACCACAAGTACTAATATTGTCTCACGCTTCAGTTGGCGGATTCTTGACACATTGTGGATGGAATTCGAGTCTTGAAGGAATAACAGCTGGCATGCCGATGATCACTTGGCCAATGTTTGCTGAGCAATTTTGCAATGAGAGACTAATAGTGAATGTACTAAAGACAGGAGTAAGGGCTGGGATTGAGAATCCTGTGATGTTTGGTGAGGAAGAGAAAGTGGGAGCACAAGTGAGTAAAGATGATATTAAGAAGGTAATTGAAGAAGTATTTGGTGAAGAAGAGGAAGCTGAAATGAGAAGAAAAAGAGCCAAAAAATTGGGAGAAATGGCAAAAAGGGCTGTTGAGGAAGGGGGTTCCTCTTACTTCAATTTGACACAATTGATTCAAGATGTCACTGAGCaagcaaaattttaa
- the LOC107759108 gene encoding LOW QUALITY PROTEIN: uncharacterized protein LOC107759108 (The sequence of the model RefSeq protein was modified relative to this genomic sequence to represent the inferred CDS: deleted 2 bases in 1 codon): MNTLNPFAAKRNNFHNQFIPSFDQHCSVLTKQPLNNSLYFRTQLPLSLSSSYLPIKSSSSIPKTPNSQPFKSLTPLSFLKPTLISTITATALFLTGFYLNPKPAISTPLSPPPTVDTTTVNEENALKEELVSNPNDVDTTANEPVSEDNTENALVDELLSNPNDVEILRNLLENHIKNRELVDALSILNKLIELEPNETEWCFLKSHLYVHNGELELAKLGFREVISKDPYHVEAYRGLVVVAGSEDDSLEEMKEIEKKVEEGIKMCEEENIKDEMRDFKLLLAQIWVIEGKYDEALKVYHELVAEEPSDFRPYLCQGMIYTMLKKNDKAEKYFEKYRGLVPRANPNARFIYDGDLMALKVFAEKAEDYMIEVL, translated from the exons ATGAACACCTTAAACCCTTTCGCTGCAAAAAGGAACAATTTTCACAACCAATTCATCCCTTCATTCGATCAACATTGCTCTGTCTTAACTAAACAACCCCTTAATAATTCTCTTTACTTTAGAACCCAATTACCACTATCTTTATCCTCCTCTTACTTACCCATCAAATCCTCCTCCTCAATTCCTAAAACCCCTAATTCACAACCCTTCAAATCATTAACCCCACTCTCTTTCCTTAAACCCACACTAATCTCCACCATTACCGCCACTGCACTTTTCCTCACAGGATTCTATCTCAACCCTAAGCCAGCCATTTCTACCCCTCTTTCTCCCCCGCCCACCGTTGACACAACAACTGTAAATGAAGAAAATGCCCTTAAAGAGGAGCTTGTCTCTAACCCCAATGATGTTGATACAACTGCAAATGAACCAGTCTCAGAAGATAATACCGAAAATGCCCTCGTAGACGAGCTCCTCTCTAACCCCAATGATGTTGAAATCTTGAGAAATTTGTTAGAAAATCACATTAAGAATAGAGAATTAGTGGATGCGCTTAGCATATTAAACAAGTTAATCGAGCTCGAGCCGAATGAGACTGAATGGTGTTTTTTGAAATCTCATTTGTATGTTCATAATGGGGAGCTTGAATTAGCCAAACTAGGATTTAGAGAAGTAATATCGAAGGATCCTTATCACGTCGAGGCTTATCGCGGGCTTGTTGTGGTGGCAGGATCAGAAGACGATTCGTTAGAGGAAATGaaggaaatagaaaaaaaagttGAGGAGGGAATTAAAATGTGTGAGGAGGAGAATATAAAGGATGAAATGAGGGATTTTAAGCTCTTGCTTGCGCAAATATGGGTTATTGAAGGTAAATATGATGAGGCGTTGAAGGTTTATCATGAGTTAGTGGCTGAGGAGCCGAGTGATTTTAGGCCTTACTTGTGTCAAGGCATGATATATACAATGTTGAAGAAGAACGACAAGGCTGAGAAGTATTTTGAGAAGTATCGGGGACTGGTACCGCGTGCGAATCCTAATGCTAGGTTT ATTTATGATGGCGACTTGATGGCACTAAAGGTTTTTGCAGAGAAGGCGGAGGATTATATGATTGAGGTATTGTAG
- the LOC107759109 gene encoding protein SODIUM POTASSIUM ROOT DEFECTIVE 2 yields the protein MKDIFCASQAATAICLSMEEASSSSASSSIIQLGGGSISSSRAIDRYNPIIRDSRRTGPKSVSAPCSAHSPISPKPQNKNRKTSSKPAKETKRKGSRKPLIAKDNDEKRKSSAEGNENISIKTTTSSSWRCTKPGEFITPPGSSRYLLGDQKSNLLDALSDFDPILKLVPSNSVEAVKTETDESCPTKPPPANQVVVLRVSLHCKGCERKMRKHISRMQGVTSFNIDFADKKVTVIGDVTPLGVLASISKVKNAQLMTPTLASSVPSSAKVNLSNSEFMKDVKQQLIKLKDCILSCPERKRNLVIIFKEASSFIFILFRFTLSNGEGERVEPSLQFHLLLTSFQFM from the exons atgaaagatataTTCTGTGCATCCCAAGCTGCAACAGCAATATGTCTTAGTATGGAAGAAGCTTCTTCCTCTTCAGCTTCCTCTTCCATTATCCAACTCGGCGGCGGCAGCATTTCCAGCAGTCGCGCTATTGACCG GTACAACCCCATAATCAGGGATTCGCGACGAACAGGTCCTAAATCCGTCTCTGCTCCTTGCTCAGCTCACTCACCAATTTCACCAAAACCTCAGAACAAGAACCGAAAAACATCCTCGAAACCAGCTAAAGAAACCAAGAGAAAAGGCTCAAGAAAGCCATTGATAGCTAAGGATAATGATGAGAAAAGGAAGAGCAGTGCTGAGGGAAATGAGAATATTAGTATTAAGACTACAACTAGTAGTAGCTGGAGATGCACAAAACCTGGTGAATTTATAACACcgcctggttcttctaggtatCTTTTGGGTGATCAGAAAAGTAATTTGTTGGATGCTTTATCAGATTTTGATCCTATTCTCAAGTTGGTTCCTAGTAATTCTGTGGAAGCTGTGAAAACAGAAACAGATGAATCTTGTCCTACAAAACCACCACCTGCTAATCAG GTGGTTGTTCTTAGAGTTTCACTGCACTGTAAAGGATGTGAAAGGAAGATGAGGAAACATATATCCAGAATGCAAG GCGTGACATCTTTCAACATAGATTTTGCTGATAAGAAGGTAACGGTTATCGGGGATGTGACACCATTAGGGGTTCTTGCAAGCATTTCAAAGGTGAAGAATGCACAGCTTATGACACCAACGCTAGCATCTTCAGTCCCTTCTTCAGCCAAAGTTAATTTAAGTAATTCTGAGTTCATGAAAGATGTCAAGCAGCAGTTG ATAAAGCTGAAAGATTGTATCCTCAGCTGCCCGGAAAGGAAAAGGAATCTGGTAATAATTTTCAAGGAAGCTTCCTCTTTCATATTCATTCTCTTTCGTTTTACTCTGAGCAATGGGGAAGGTGAGAGGGTGGAGCCAAGTTTACAATTTCATTTGTTACTCACttcgtttcagtttatgtga